The following is a genomic window from Streptomyces lincolnensis.
CGTAGCGCTCGACGCCGACGATCAGGGCGTGCACCCGGGCAGGGTCGACCTCTCGTGCCGGTGCGGAGTCTTCGCGCGCATATCCGGGAATGCGGTCCAGGAGTTGGGCGATGCCGGCGTGGGTGACGGTGTCGACGGCGAGGGGGCGGAGAGGCCTGAGGAAGGCCGGTAGGTCCTCGGTGGTGCTGCCAGGCAGGAGCACAGGCAGGATCCGTCGACTCAGATTCTCCGGGCCGTGGGCGAGCTCGTTGCGGAGCAAGCGGGCTTCCGATGCTACGCGGACCTGACTGGCGGTGTCCGATTGAGCGGTGTCGGCGTGGCGCTTGTACTCCGGTGAGGCGATCGCCAGGATGACGTCCGCCGCTTCCATTTCGTGCCGCATCCGGGCTGCCCAGTCCCGGGAGCCCTCAAGCTCGCCTGCGTTGAGACGGACATTGATGCCCGCAGCGCTCAGCACCTCGACCAGGTTATGGATCTGCTCGGCGTGGGCGCCGTTGTCGTCTTCGTGGGTGTAGGAAATGAACACCCGTGGCGGCGGGTGCCTGGCCGACGTGTCGTTTGTACGGTCGCCCTCGGCTGGCGAGGTCGGCGTGGCGGGTAGGCGTTGCAGTGGGGGGATGCCCGGCATGTAAGGGCGGCAGAATTCGGTGAAGTCCCCTTCGTTGACCAGAGTGCTGATACCGGCGACAGCGAGGCGGCTGCCTGCGGAGCGGCCGATGACGAAGCCCAGGAGGAATCCCTCAGAAAACACGGGCGCTCCGGCCATTGCTTTCTCGAGAGATCTCGGCAGGGGACTGGAGGGCTCGAATTCGTATGCGGCCTCCAGATGGGATGGCGAGAGATACAGGACGCCGGCCAGATGGCCGCTTGCTTGCGGGGCGGCCCTGTCCGCGACGGTGACGCCGGTGATGTGGCAGGGGCTTAGTGGTTCATCGCCGGTCAGCTGTGCCCAGTGGGGGAGGGAGAAGTGGCTGTCGGTGGCGGGCTCGGCGAGGTTGTTCTCGGCGAGGAGCAGGGCTGCGTCGTAGGCGTCGTGGCTCCACAGCACGCGGCAGTCGACCCAGCTGTCCGCCGTGACGGTGCCGCGACTGCTGCAGACCTCTATTTTCTCCAGTCGGCTGCGCCGGTCCTGGATGTGCGCAGCGGTGAGGACCAGACGCGGGCCCAGCAGGAAGCCAGTACCCAGTTGCTTGAACCCGCTTCCGGCGTGCGCTGGGTCACTGGTGCTGGCGATCATGACGAGCCGTGTGTGTGACGGTTCGTCTGGCCATCGCTTGGGCGTGGCGTCGACCGGGGAGATGCGGATGACCTCGGCGTGGTCGATGAGGCGGCGCAATTCGCGGTCGCTTTCGAAGCCCTCACTCGACCCTTCAGCCATTGCCACAAGGCTGTCCCAGGCCGTGGGGGTGAGCGTTCCGAGGATCATGACAGGTGCCCGCTGGGTGTCCTCGATCAAGTCACGCAGGGTGCGTGCCATGTCTGCGATGGGGAAACCGGGAACCGTCGTGTACGTCTGGAGATCGTTGAGCATGACGACTGTTCGGGGACCGACATCGGGTGCCCCCCGCGCCAACGTGAGGGAGGCGTCAGGCGACCACGCCCTCCAGTCGTCCGGCATCTCCTGGGTGGCGCGTGCTGCGGCGTAGGTTTTGCCCGAACCGGGCTCCCCCACCAGCACTGCAAGAGTGCTGTGGCCGTTGACTGCCCGGCCCATGGCCTCGCGTAGGCGAGCGTCCACGTTACGCTCGATGTAGCGCAGCAGGTGGTCCTCGTGCGAGGGCGGGGCCTCCCGGACGGGGAGCCCCACCGGGCTCGGCGTGCTCACCCGGTCGGCGAACGGCAGGGCATCCGGGCTTATGGTCCGGCTGCCGTCCCCGCCCGCTGCTGCACCGCGCGCGGCGAGGAAGTCGCCGACCGGGCCCGCGCCCCGCTGCGTGACGAAGGCTCCCATCTCGCGGCGTACGAGTTCCTGTACCGTGGTGATCTCGTGCCGTCGCTGTGAACCGAGCAGGGCCTCCCTCACGCCGGCGCGGAAGCGGAACGGCATCTGTTCCATGTCCGTGCGCCCGTCCCGGGCTGCACGTTCCCAGGACTCGAAGAGCCCGCCGAGCGCGACCTCCGCGAGGTGCCCGGGTTCCGAGTCCGGGAGCATGATCTGTCGTACGAGGTTCATCACCGGCAGATTCAGCGGCACGGCGGACAGGTAGCCGGCCAGCGTCTGGGCGATCGGAGATGCGCCGGCCCGGAAGTGGCGGAGGATCTCGTCGACGGCGACCGGCCGGTTGTGGACCGGGCCCGGCGGGACGGGCGGAGACGCGGTCAGGCCCTCCGGACTGCGGGAAACGGTCAGACACGGCAGGCGGCTCCAGCGGCCGCCGCCTGCCACCAGCTCCGCCAGTGCGGAGATCGAGCTGGCGCTCACCTCCACGACTGGGATCGCGATGCCTTCGGCGAGGGCATCGCGGCGACGTTGGCTGCGGCGGCTTCCTGCGACAGGTCCCAGCCGCCAGGATGTATTGGGGGCGGCAGGCTTGGGGGCCCTGACCATATGCGGCTGGGGTCGGACGGCGCCGCGGTCCCACAGCCTGCGGGGCAAAACGTTGAGCAGGGCGACTGGGCCGTGGGACGACCAGTGCCGCAGCACGTCCTGGACCCCGGAAGTATTCCAGCCGTCGGCCACCGTGTCCGTGACGACGAGCACCAGGCGGTGGCCTGCAGGGTCGGCGACTTCCTGGACACTGCGGGGCTCGCCACTGGCCCGGGCGACGGACGGGGCTTCGTCTGGTCCCGTACCGCTCAGGTACCAGGTCCGCACGTCGCGGAAGATGCCGGTCTGGGCGAAGACGCGGCGGAGTTCGGTCACCAGGTCGTGCCAGAGCCGCATCGAGTGGTGAGTGTCCACGACGAGGGCGAGGTCCAGCCACCGGCCCCTGCAGGGACGGATGACCGGGACCGGGAGGCACTGCTCGATGGTGCTCCGGACGGTGAGTTCTTCGTCGAGTTCACCTCGGGCGGCATCGCCGGGCAGGCCGGCATGCCGTCCGAGAGGCCGCAGTGCCCGCATCACGGCCAGGGGGTCGTGCAGGGACGCGGCACGCCGGACGCGGACGAGGTCGGCATGCCGTGGGGCTGAGCCGGGGGTGTCGGTTATGTCGGCGGCACTGTAGAACTGTTCGGCGGGAGGCGGATCGGTGGAGGAAGCCGCTGGTGAGGGAGAGTCCAGCGCCCGTGGCGGCTGGGCGCTCCCGTCGACGTGCGCGTCACTCGGGTGGTCGGGGGGTCGGATGCCGGGACCGTCGATGCGGGCGGCCAGCCACAGGATCTCCGCCAGTTCCTCGGGCCCGGCGTTGACGCCGGACGCACCGAGGGCGTCGAACAGTTCCTCGATCATGTCAGCGGGCCGGTGAGGCGTTGCAGGACGGTGTCGAGGAACGTGGTGCGGTCGCCGTCATCTGACCATGCCCCGCTGAGCCTGAGCTGTACGGCGTTGAGTAGCTGGTCGGTTGCGAGGTCGCCCTCCACACGCCGCGTGAGGAAGGCCTCGATGAGGTCGTGGTACGGCTCGTCGGCTCCCGCTTGCAGGTCGAGTCGCTGCCGGACGATCTGTGTCAGTTTCTCGCGGCTGGGCGCCTCCACGTTGAGTCGGATGCAGCGGCGCAGGAACGGCGGCGGGAAGTCGCGTTCGCCGTTGCTGGTCAGGACGATGATGGGGAAGCTGAGGCACTGGACGCGGCCGCGTTCGATCTCCACATGAGGTTCCGGGTCGTCCTGCGTACCGATCTTTACTTTGGACTGGTGGGCGGCGATCCGCGCGAGCTCGGGGATCTCGAAGGAGCCCTCCTCGAAGACGGTGAGCAGGTCGCCGGGAAGGTCGATGTCGCTCTTGTCGATTTCGTCAACGAGGAGCACGCGGGGCCGTTCCTGGGCCACGAGCGCGGTGCCCAGGGGGCCGAGGCGCAGGTATGGGGCAATGGGGCCACCCGGTGTACGGGGGCCGGCGGCGGGAGGCGGCGAGGTGATGGAGGTGGGCTGGCGGGGTGTCAACTTGTCTGCGGAGTGTTGTCCTTTGACAAGCGCGGCGGCTGCCGCGTCGAGGTGGCGCAGGTTGGCGTCGTGCAGTCGTCCGATGGCGTCGTACTGGTAGAGGCCGTCGCGCAGGGAACTGCGGCTGGTGATGGGCCAGTGCAGTACTGGGCCAAGTTCCAGGTCGGCAGCGATGCTGTGGGCGAGCGTCGATTTGCCGACGCCGGGCTTGCCGGTGACGAGTAGCGGCCGGCGCAGATACAGCGCCGTGTTCACGGCGTCTATCTCTGCCTCGTCGGGCACATAGCCGGCGCCGCGGCTAAGGGTTTCGTCCCAGGCGGCCCCGAAGGTACCGGGCGGGGTATAGCCGGGGTCGGGCTCGCCCTTGAAGGCCCGCCACGGCGGACGGTGTTCGGTGAGGCGGGCCTGCCTGTCAGCAGGCGTCCCAGCGCCCTGGTAGATCCACCAGTCCTTGGTTGCTTCCGCCGCAGCCACCCTGTCTCCATTCATGACGTGAGCGTCCGTCCTCCGGGAATGCGCCCGGGGTCGTCCCACATGAGGGCGAGAGGACGCTGGGCGATTCGTGCCTGCCGGAGCCGGGCGGGCAGAGTCTGTACGTCGAGTTGGGCAGTTCCTGCCGCCAGCGCGGTGCGGATCGGCTCGGCCGCCTCTCCCTGGAAGTCAGCTGGTCGGCGCCAGATAGCTATCGGCACCCCACCGTCGAGTATGGCGTCCAGCGTGTCCATGATCATGGGTTCCGTGACCTCGGCGAGGACGCATACGGGCGGCCCGGCCTGTTGGAGTGTGGCGCCAAGATTCGCGGACACGTCACTGTCGCGGATGTCGAGCACGGCATGCGGGTGCCGGCCGCCCTGGGTCCTGAGCCATGACCATTTGCGGCGCCAGGGTTCCACGGAGAGTCCATCGCGTTCGTCGGGGCAGCGCAGCAGGACATCGAAGTAGCAGCCGAGCTCTTTCGTCCTGTTGCCGCGCCAGGGGATGTGCCAGGACTCGAACGGCTCCTCCAGGAGGTCGTACGGCACGTGGAACTCGATGCGTGTCGGGGCGCACGAGGGGCGGGCGCCAAGTTGTTGGCCGAGCGCTGCGCGGACGGTTTCCAGATCCAGTGGCTGGCTCGCCTCCCATACGCTTTCGAACTTGTGCTGGTAGAGCCACATACGGGTCCAGTACCGGCTGTTGGCATCGTGCCTGAGCTGGACGTGCAGGGCCGGGCTTTCGGCGGCACGCTCCGGCGGCGCGGGCACAGGGGCCGTGCCGAGGCGCTCGCGGGTGCGGTCCACCCAGGCGTTGGCCTCGGCGGCCCAGTCGGGACTTCTCCTGGTGGCCCGGTCTGCCAGATGGCGTACGAAGGGCAGGGTGAGCGGGCGGTCCCGATGTCTGCCCTGGCGGCTGTCGAGGTCACGCACGATATCCAGAAGATCATCCGCGGGGAGCACGTCGCCG
Proteins encoded in this region:
- a CDS encoding SAV_2336 N-terminal domain-related protein, which produces MIEELFDALGASGVNAGPEELAEILWLAARIDGPGIRPPDHPSDAHVDGSAQPPRALDSPSPAASSTDPPPAEQFYSAADITDTPGSAPRHADLVRVRRAASLHDPLAVMRALRPLGRHAGLPGDAARGELDEELTVRSTIEQCLPVPVIRPCRGRWLDLALVVDTHHSMRLWHDLVTELRRVFAQTGIFRDVRTWYLSGTGPDEAPSVARASGEPRSVQEVADPAGHRLVLVVTDTVADGWNTSGVQDVLRHWSSHGPVALLNVLPRRLWDRGAVRPQPHMVRAPKPAAPNTSWRLGPVAGSRRSQRRRDALAEGIAIPVVEVSASSISALAELVAGGGRWSRLPCLTVSRSPEGLTASPPVPPGPVHNRPVAVDEILRHFRAGASPIAQTLAGYLSAVPLNLPVMNLVRQIMLPDSEPGHLAEVALGGLFESWERAARDGRTDMEQMPFRFRAGVREALLGSQRRHEITTVQELVRREMGAFVTQRGAGPVGDFLAARGAAAGGDGSRTISPDALPFADRVSTPSPVGLPVREAPPSHEDHLLRYIERNVDARLREAMGRAVNGHSTLAVLVGEPGSGKTYAAARATQEMPDDWRAWSPDASLTLARGAPDVGPRTVVMLNDLQTYTTVPGFPIADMARTLRDLIEDTQRAPVMILGTLTPTAWDSLVAMAEGSSEGFESDRELRRLIDHAEVIRISPVDATPKRWPDEPSHTRLVMIASTSDPAHAGSGFKQLGTGFLLGPRLVLTAAHIQDRRSRLEKIEVCSSRGTVTADSWVDCRVLWSHDAYDAALLLAENNLAEPATDSHFSLPHWAQLTGDEPLSPCHITGVTVADRAAPQASGHLAGVLYLSPSHLEAAYEFEPSSPLPRSLEKAMAGAPVFSEGFLLGFVIGRSAGSRLAVAGISTLVNEGDFTEFCRPYMPGIPPLQRLPATPTSPAEGDRTNDTSARHPPPRVFISYTHEDDNGAHAEQIHNLVEVLSAAGINVRLNAGELEGSRDWAARMRHEMEAADVILAIASPEYKRHADTAQSDTASQVRVASEARLLRNELAHGPENLSRRILPVLLPGSTTEDLPAFLRPLRPLAVDTVTHAGIAQLLDRIPGYAREDSAPAREVDPARVHALIVGVERYDAGTPWDLPGPARDAVRFHRLLREAGVPETQLRLHLAPLPPYVPDVRYEPADQATLRRVLIRELPLAPGEILWVWWGGHGTLDQAGQLRLLCSDATTTDKLGIDLHSAVERYASDAVPALGKQLWIVDACEIFEEDLPSREQLPPDALPVWRWTPTHHQTVLRAAGRGRPAANDPNPGTGLFSDVLLGLLADRAATLPALPDPEELFPALRARIAALGEARPTLQYPDIRLRSPERTEVLSEASPTTPLAPERPPAAPLHRAVEALLAYPAMTDPTELQSVVAALSPRVTAALPRHTKARTDVVSILTSLARRHPEALGELFDAVVAVDDDPGRRHELEAALRALHGDESVARRGATSRTPRGLKSGRKSYLFQCPACASEITIPTQQDEQERIRAASDSHLPGCFGRLLDPYRLSEMSYAQATAAVAGLGRNE
- a CDS encoding AAA family ATPase — its product is MNGDRVAAAEATKDWWIYQGAGTPADRQARLTEHRPPWRAFKGEPDPGYTPPGTFGAAWDETLSRGAGYVPDEAEIDAVNTALYLRRPLLVTGKPGVGKSTLAHSIAADLELGPVLHWPITSRSSLRDGLYQYDAIGRLHDANLRHLDAAAAALVKGQHSADKLTPRQPTSITSPPPAAGPRTPGGPIAPYLRLGPLGTALVAQERPRVLLVDEIDKSDIDLPGDLLTVFEEGSFEIPELARIAAHQSKVKIGTQDDPEPHVEIERGRVQCLSFPIIVLTSNGERDFPPPFLRRCIRLNVEAPSREKLTQIVRQRLDLQAGADEPYHDLIEAFLTRRVEGDLATDQLLNAVQLRLSGAWSDDGDRTTFLDTVLQRLTGPLT
- a CDS encoding caspase family protein, which translates into the protein MTPALDPERVFALVVGIESYQVGAGWSLPGPARDAVRFADWLTGQAGVPPSHVHLLLSPLDQTRARTCPSATLENVHRVLFEELPKCDGDLLWIYWAGHGFVDERQQLLLPFTDATTLLTRHLNLQAALRWWRSSNVAGGRFRRLVAVGDTCRIEAKRARKLRFGTIEPEAGDLIHERRQFVLYAARPGQAAQNQAERQAGQFTDTLLKRLDGKAVDESVEGLVGITRAVQADFSIMRARGEAWQEPQFVISEGWEGSTLFGDHWADDVTGTVPDPSDAPVLDPPAWTELGQLLRNRPLPPYSYDAYRWAFEVTGCAVPPGDVLPADDLLDIVRDLDSRQGRHRDRPLTLPFVRHLADRATRRSPDWAAEANAWVDRTRERLGTAPVPAPPERAAESPALHVQLRHDANSRYWTRMWLYQHKFESVWEASQPLDLETVRAALGQQLGARPSCAPTRIEFHVPYDLLEEPFESWHIPWRGNRTKELGCYFDVLLRCPDERDGLSVEPWRRKWSWLRTQGGRHPHAVLDIRDSDVSANLGATLQQAGPPVCVLAEVTEPMIMDTLDAILDGGVPIAIWRRPADFQGEAAEPIRTALAAGTAQLDVQTLPARLRQARIAQRPLALMWDDPGRIPGGRTLTS